In Eulemur rufifrons isolate Redbay chromosome 2, OSU_ERuf_1, whole genome shotgun sequence, the sequence caaggcgggaggatctgttgaggccaggagtttgagactcgTCTGGGCAAcgcagtgagaccccatctctactaaaaattttttttaattagccgggcatggtgtcgcacacctgtattcccagctactcaggaggctgaggcaggaggatcccttcagccccgGAATTCAAGGCTGCACTGAGGTATGATggggccactgcaccccagcctgggtggcacAGCCTGTTCCCATCTCAAAAACCCATGGCAATCAAGATATGTATTTTAATGCAatacttttaaaactcaaaattaagacaaaaattattgaagataaaaatattgactttttttttttttttttttttacaaggcattgctctgtcaccctggctagagtgcagtggcatcatcatagctcactgtagcctcaaactcctgggctcaagcgatcctcctgcctcagcctcccacagtgctgtgGTTACAGGTGCTCATCACCCTGCCCAGCCAAAatactgacattttaaataatgacagGATCCCACCGTTCACTTACAAGGCTCTGTCTCGCTTGCCTCGCCCTGTTTCTGGAGGGACAGGGGACGAGTCCTCCGAGGACTTTCCCGCACGCGAGGGCGGCCCGTGCTGTGCCTACAGGTGAGCCCACCTGCCCGCGTTGCCCACCTGCGCGTGTGCGCGTGCGCCCGCCTGCACCTGCCCCACCTAGGCTGCCCAGAGCgccgtccccgcccgcccccACTTACGGTCACCGCCAGCCACCGGCCGCCCGGCCTCGGGGGACCAGCGCGGGCCCCCGCACAGGCGCACCAGCACGCGCACGAAGTGGTGGCCGCACAACTTCTCACGCGTCTCCAGGGAAGGCGTGGGGCCCAGCGCGCAAACCAGGGCAGGACCCAGCAGCACCAGCGCCCAGAGGGACAGGCGGCGGTCCATGGCGGCGGGAAGTGCCTGGCCAGGGCCGGACCCCCCTCCTTATAGGCGCCTGGTCCGCCCCAGCTGGGGACCTTGGAATGGGGACAGAGCATTCCACTGGACTGCCCAGGGGGAGGGTCAAGGGTGGGTCAGTGCTGGGGCTCCTCTCCCAGGGCCTTGGACTTACCTCCCCCAAGGGGAGCACTGGGAGAGgagtctgtatttatttatttttgtttatttatttttaactgttttaaagAGGTGAAATAG encodes:
- the INSL3 gene encoding insulin-like 3 isoform X1, whose amino-acid sequence is MDRRLSLWALVLLGPALVCALGPTPSLETREKLCGHHFVRVLVRLCGGPRWSPEAGRPVAGGDQMGSHCVAQTSLKLLASTDPPALASHRAGITGVNCYSGWRDDICSMGWRPTVTLHRDLACNPCPRPLTVIASTGQPPPTLLAAAVSVAAANETC